The Aequorivita sublithincola DSM 14238 genome window below encodes:
- a CDS encoding NifU family protein: MTTEELTTKIEEALDEIRPFLQNDGGDISLVSIEDGKVVNVQLQGACVGCSVNQMTLKSGVEMTIKKYAPQIEKVVSVS, from the coding sequence ATGACAACGGAAGAACTTACAACGAAAATAGAGGAAGCATTGGATGAAATTCGTCCCTTTTTGCAGAATGACGGAGGAGATATTTCACTTGTTTCCATTGAAGATGGAAAAGTAGTGAACGTTCAGTTGCAAGGTGCTTGTGTGGGCTGTTCCGTAAACCAAATGACCCTTAAAAGCGGAGTGGAAATGACTATTAAAAAGTACGCTCCACAAATTGAAAAAGTTGTTAGCGTTTCATAG
- a CDS encoding Mrp/NBP35 family ATP-binding protein, which produces MSISKQDILKALETITVAGEGKNMVASGAVQNVMTFADEIIVDIKLFTPALHIKKRAEADIIKTIHEKVDANAKVQVNIKIEAPVKPQNPNLIKGKPIPGIQNIVAVASGKGGVGKSTVTANLAVTLSKMGFKVGILDADIYGPSIPIMFDVAMEKPLSVNIGGKSKMKPVENYGIKILSIGFFTQPDQAVIWRGPMAAKALNQLIFDADWGELDFMLIDLPPGTGDIHLSIMQSLPITGAVVVSTPQNVALADARKGVAMFRQENIDVPVLGIIENMAYFTPAELPENKYYIFGKEGAKHLAEDLDVPFLGEVPLVQSIREAGDAGRPAALQTATQTEEAFEAITRNVVEETVRRNENLPPTEAIKITTMAGCSAVKK; this is translated from the coding sequence ATGAGCATTTCAAAACAAGATATCCTAAAGGCCTTAGAAACTATTACGGTTGCTGGCGAAGGGAAAAATATGGTAGCGAGTGGTGCTGTGCAGAATGTAATGACTTTTGCAGATGAAATAATCGTGGATATTAAACTTTTCACGCCAGCACTTCACATAAAAAAACGCGCTGAGGCAGATATTATTAAAACCATTCACGAAAAAGTGGATGCCAATGCCAAAGTACAAGTAAATATAAAAATAGAAGCGCCTGTAAAACCTCAAAACCCAAACTTAATTAAAGGAAAACCAATTCCTGGAATTCAGAATATAGTTGCTGTAGCTTCTGGAAAAGGAGGCGTTGGAAAATCAACGGTAACTGCAAACTTGGCAGTTACACTTTCCAAAATGGGTTTCAAAGTTGGTATTCTGGACGCGGATATTTACGGTCCTTCAATCCCGATTATGTTTGACGTTGCTATGGAAAAACCGCTTTCGGTGAACATTGGCGGTAAAAGCAAAATGAAACCTGTAGAAAACTACGGAATAAAAATACTTTCCATTGGCTTTTTCACGCAGCCAGATCAAGCCGTTATTTGGCGTGGACCAATGGCTGCAAAAGCTTTAAATCAATTAATTTTTGATGCAGATTGGGGCGAATTGGACTTTATGTTAATAGACCTTCCACCTGGAACTGGTGATATTCATCTAAGCATCATGCAATCGTTGCCAATTACTGGCGCGGTAGTGGTAAGTACGCCTCAAAATGTTGCTTTGGCAGATGCTCGTAAAGGTGTTGCAATGTTTAGACAAGAAAATATAGATGTTCCCGTTTTGGGAATTATTGAAAATATGGCCTATTTCACTCCGGCAGAACTTCCTGAAAATAAATACTATATCTTTGGAAAAGAAGGTGCAAAACATTTAGCTGAAGATTTGGATGTGCCATTTTTAGGAGAAGTTCCACTTGTGCAAAGCATTAGGGAAGCAGGAGATGCAGGAAGACCAGCAGCATTACAAACAGCAACCCAAACTGAGGAAGCTTTTGAAGCAATTACCAGAAATGTAGTAGAAGAAACCGTTCGCAGAAACGAAAATCTTCCGCCTACAGAAGCAATAAAAATTACAACAATGGCAGGTTGCAGCGCCGTAAAAAAATAA
- a CDS encoding LysE family translocator produces the protein MTFLYNFLIGLFGSFIGVLPPGLINMYAAKISMKEGRKRAFLFSVGVCITVMLQTYVALLLAGYIGKHPEVVSLLQKVALGIFISLTIYFIFIAKDTRREMRDHNENSKRNRFFMGMFIAVLNLLPIPYWIYVSITFSTFEMFSFSQLELLVAVIASGIGTFATLALYVQFFRPKEHSRKLSLNMNYVIGIITAIISVITFLKIIKEI, from the coding sequence ATGACATTTTTATACAATTTTCTTATAGGTTTGTTTGGGTCATTTATTGGAGTGCTTCCTCCAGGGCTAATAAATATGTACGCCGCCAAAATAAGTATGAAGGAAGGCCGAAAAAGAGCTTTCCTTTTTTCGGTTGGTGTTTGTATTACCGTGATGCTTCAAACATATGTTGCGCTTCTTTTGGCAGGATATATAGGAAAGCACCCTGAAGTAGTTAGCCTGCTTCAAAAAGTGGCTTTGGGCATCTTTATAAGTCTTACTATTTACTTCATTTTTATTGCAAAAGACACACGTAGAGAAATGCGTGATCATAATGAAAATTCAAAGAGAAATCGTTTCTTTATGGGAATGTTTATTGCAGTTTTAAACCTGCTCCCAATTCCGTATTGGATTTATGTCAGCATTACTTTTTCGACTTTTGAAATGTTTTCTTTTTCGCAATTAGAACTTTTGGTAGCTGTTATTGCTTCTGGAATTGGCACTTTTGCGACCTTGGCTTTGTACGTTCAGTTTTTTAGACCAAAGGAGCATTCACGAAAATTGAGTCTAAATATGAATTATGTGATTGGCATAATTACCGCTATTATTTCTGTAATCACATTTTTAAAAATCATAAAAGAAATTTAA
- the trmB gene encoding tRNA (guanosine(46)-N7)-methyltransferase TrmB, with product MGSKNKLRRFRENDTFTNVVQPSREEVQNDALKLKGNWKKEFFKNDNPLVLELGCGKGEYSVNLAKAYPEKNFLGIDIKGARLWRGAKIGLEEELQNVGFLRTQIELVDQLFDENEVDEIWITFPDPQIKFKRTKHRLTNEDFLQKYKKILKPDGVVHLKTDSEFMHGYTLGLLHGRDEIIEYAHHDVYGSQGAPEAVTNIQTFYENQYLEIGKKITYIRFKFR from the coding sequence GTGGGAAGCAAAAACAAACTAAGACGCTTTAGAGAAAATGACACATTTACAAACGTAGTGCAACCTTCGCGTGAGGAAGTACAGAACGACGCATTAAAACTTAAGGGAAATTGGAAAAAAGAATTCTTCAAAAATGATAATCCCTTAGTTTTGGAATTGGGATGTGGCAAAGGCGAATATTCTGTAAATCTTGCAAAAGCATATCCTGAAAAGAATTTTTTAGGAATAGACATTAAAGGTGCACGTTTATGGCGTGGCGCAAAAATTGGGTTAGAAGAAGAGCTGCAAAACGTAGGTTTTCTGCGAACTCAAATAGAACTCGTGGACCAACTTTTCGACGAAAACGAAGTAGATGAAATTTGGATTACCTTTCCCGATCCACAAATAAAGTTCAAACGTACTAAACATCGTTTAACCAACGAAGATTTTCTTCAGAAGTACAAAAAAATTCTAAAACCTGATGGCGTAGTTCATCTTAAAACTGATAGTGAATTTATGCACGGCTACACCCTTGGTTTGCTTCACGGTCGGGATGAAATTATTGAATATGCTCACCACGATGTTTACGGTAGCCAAGGTGCGCCTGAAGCCGTAACAAATATTCAAACTTTTTATGAAAACCAATATCTTGAAATAGGAAAAAAAATAACCTATATTCGGTTTAAATTCCGTTAA
- a CDS encoding glycosyltransferase encodes MLKKKTILVAPLHWGLGHATRCIPIIKALLEHNYDVLLASDGPALLLLQKEFPELESLELPSYNITYPKDGKYFKWKMLLKLPRIQQTISAEKCIVKQLFAAEKIDGIISDNRFGIRNSKIPCVFITHQLHVLSGSTSYFSSKIHQKIIKKFDVCWVPDTDDVVMNLSGKLGHLNHEPFPVKYIGVLSRMKKKEIPKTIDILALISGPEPQRTIFEEKLKATLKKSEKKVLIVRGIVEGEQKWQNFENIKTINFLLSDELEDTINKSKVVISRSGYTTIMDLTMLEKQAFFIPTPGQYEQEYLAKRLKNLGIVPSCKQDKFKLKKLEKIVVYKGLKSLSQKPVDFNELFSIFEGE; translated from the coding sequence ATGCTGAAAAAGAAAACGATCTTAGTCGCTCCTCTGCATTGGGGTTTGGGTCACGCCACGCGTTGTATTCCAATAATTAAAGCATTGTTGGAGCATAACTATGATGTTTTATTAGCTTCAGACGGACCCGCACTTTTACTTCTTCAAAAGGAATTTCCAGAATTGGAATCCTTAGAATTGCCTTCCTACAACATTACATATCCTAAAGACGGAAAATATTTTAAATGGAAAATGTTGCTGAAATTACCAAGAATTCAACAAACGATTTCCGCCGAAAAATGCATTGTAAAACAACTTTTTGCAGCAGAAAAAATAGACGGAATTATTAGCGATAACCGTTTTGGGATTCGAAATTCAAAAATACCTTGCGTTTTTATTACACATCAATTGCATGTTCTTTCTGGAAGTACTTCTTATTTCAGCAGTAAAATTCATCAGAAAATCATTAAAAAATTTGATGTTTGTTGGGTGCCAGATACGGATGACGTGGTGATGAATTTAAGTGGAAAACTTGGACATTTAAATCACGAACCCTTTCCTGTAAAATACATCGGAGTTTTAAGCCGAATGAAAAAAAAGGAGATTCCAAAAACCATAGATATTTTGGCATTAATTTCTGGTCCAGAACCGCAACGAACAATTTTTGAAGAGAAGTTGAAAGCCACGTTAAAAAAGAGTGAAAAGAAAGTTTTAATAGTTCGCGGAATTGTTGAAGGAGAACAAAAATGGCAAAATTTTGAAAACATAAAAACGATAAACTTCTTGTTGAGCGATGAACTTGAAGACACCATAAACAAAAGTAAAGTTGTTATTTCTCGTTCTGGCTACACCACGATTATGGACTTGACAATGCTAGAAAAGCAAGCGTTTTTCATCCCAACACCCGGACAATACGAACAAGAATATCTAGCAAAACGCCTAAAAAATCTTGGAATTGTTCCTTCCTGCAAGCAGGACAAATTCAAATTAAAAAAACTAGAAAAAATTGTAGTTTACAAAGGGTTGAAAAGCTTATCGCAAAAACCTGTAGATTTCAACGAATTATTTTCCATTTTCGAGGGTGAATGA
- a CDS encoding sensor histidine kinase: MKFSKKYNFAAFTSLWIALFSTLAMAIFLYFLVETVSAWFLLLFLVLFLLSFFILQYRVEKFIYFRIKKIYKDVRILNEKDFPKPSVTTDMEVLTREVENYVNVKKLEIETLNVRENYRKEFMGNISHELKTPLFTVQSYVLTLLDGAMKDKTVRKEYLRRANKGVERLIYIVKELDMISKLEVGGLVLNKEYFNIIALVQSIFDLLEMKAAKKNISLVFDKEYTEEIVVNADRERIEQVLTNLIVNSLKYGKQDGTTEVSIENIVKSKVLVRVTDNGEGILKENMPRIFERFYRVDKSGSRKEGGSGLGLSIVKHIVEAHNEKIYVESQFGIGSEFSFTLENGK, encoded by the coding sequence ATGAAATTCTCTAAAAAATATAATTTCGCCGCCTTCACATCACTGTGGATTGCATTGTTTTCAACATTGGCAATGGCTATATTTTTGTATTTTTTGGTTGAAACGGTTTCTGCTTGGTTTCTTTTGCTGTTTTTGGTTTTATTTCTACTTTCGTTTTTTATCCTTCAATATCGGGTAGAAAAATTTATTTACTTCCGAATAAAAAAAATATACAAAGATGTTCGTATTTTAAACGAAAAAGACTTTCCAAAACCTTCCGTAACCACGGATATGGAAGTATTAACTCGCGAAGTTGAAAATTATGTAAACGTCAAAAAACTTGAAATTGAAACTCTAAATGTTCGTGAAAACTACCGAAAAGAATTTATGGGAAATATTTCACACGAATTGAAAACCCCTCTGTTTACGGTACAAAGTTATGTTTTGACTTTGTTGGATGGCGCAATGAAAGATAAAACCGTTCGGAAAGAATATTTACGAAGAGCAAATAAGGGGGTGGAACGACTCATATATATAGTGAAGGAATTAGATATGATTTCAAAGCTAGAAGTTGGTGGCTTGGTGCTTAACAAGGAATATTTCAACATTATTGCCTTGGTTCAAAGTATCTTTGATTTGCTGGAAATGAAAGCTGCTAAAAAAAATATCTCCCTAGTCTTTGATAAAGAATATACCGAAGAAATAGTTGTAAACGCAGATCGAGAGCGAATTGAGCAAGTGCTGACAAACCTTATCGTAAACTCTCTGAAATACGGAAAGCAAGACGGAACAACCGAAGTAAGCATTGAAAACATTGTAAAGAGTAAAGTGCTAGTCCGCGTTACCGATAATGGCGAAGGAATACTAAAAGAAAACATGCCGCGAATTTTTGAACGTTTTTACCGTGTGGACAAAAGCGGTTCCCGAAAAGAAGGTGGTAGTGGTTTGGGACTTTCTATAGTTAAGCATATCGTGGAAGCGCATAACGAAAAAATATATGTGGAAAGCCAGTTCGGTATTGGTTCTGAGTTTTCATTCACCCTCGAAAATGGAAAATAA
- a CDS encoding acyltransferase yields MLEKEIFDINTSEDFERLALKVFHFQYENVPIYRTFCELLNTKPSEVKSIESIPFLPIQFFKSHEIIAENRAKETIFTSSGTTGSITSKHFVASLELYEKSFLKAFERQYGNPSSFTFLALLPSYLEREGSSLIYMVEKLIEKSNNPNSGFYLNEMDALIEKLESLEKSGQKTILIGVSYALLDLIEMKSFQLKNTIVMETGGMKGRRKEMIKEELHEILKNGFGVQKIHSEYGMTELLSQAYSIGDGIFSCPPWMKILTRDPEDALSYTFEKTGGINVIDLANLYSCSFIATQDLGKTFNDGTFEVLGRFDSSDVRGCNLMVL; encoded by the coding sequence ATGCTGGAAAAGGAAATTTTTGATATTAATACTTCCGAAGATTTTGAACGGCTTGCATTGAAGGTATTCCACTTTCAATATGAAAACGTTCCTATTTATCGAACTTTCTGCGAACTTTTAAATACGAAACCTTCCGAAGTAAAATCCATTGAAAGCATTCCGTTCTTACCAATTCAGTTTTTCAAAAGCCATGAAATAATCGCTGAAAATCGCGCTAAAGAAACCATCTTTACAAGCAGCGGCACAACTGGAAGTATTACCAGTAAACATTTTGTAGCAAGTTTGGAGTTATATGAAAAGAGCTTCCTAAAAGCCTTTGAACGTCAATATGGCAATCCATCAAGCTTTACTTTTTTAGCACTACTTCCATCCTATTTGGAGCGCGAAGGCTCTTCCTTAATTTATATGGTTGAAAAGCTGATTGAAAAAAGCAATAATCCCAACAGTGGCTTCTATTTAAATGAAATGGACGCTCTGATTGAAAAGCTAGAATCTTTAGAAAAAAGCGGTCAAAAAACCATACTAATTGGTGTTTCTTATGCTTTGCTTGATTTAATTGAAATGAAAAGTTTTCAACTAAAAAATACAATAGTGATGGAAACTGGTGGAATGAAAGGCCGCAGAAAGGAAATGATAAAAGAGGAACTTCACGAAATTTTGAAAAATGGTTTTGGAGTTCAGAAAATTCATAGCGAATATGGAATGACAGAACTGCTCTCACAAGCTTATTCCATTGGTGACGGAATTTTTTCCTGTCCACCGTGGATGAAAATTTTAACGCGTGACCCAGAAGATGCGCTTTCTTATACTTTCGAAAAAACTGGCGGCATAAACGTGATTGACTTAGCGAACTTATATTCCTGTTCCTTCATTGCAACTCAAGACCTAGGAAAAACCTTTAATGACGGCACTTTTGAAGTTTTAGGTAGATTTGATTCCAGCGACGTCCGCGGTTGCAATTTGATGGTTTTATGA
- the tyrS gene encoding tyrosine--tRNA ligase: MELKNFVEELQWRGMIHDVMPETEEHLMEAMRSAYVGFDPTADSLHIGNLVPIMILSFFQRCGHKPYALVGGATGMIGDPSGKSAERNLLDEEALRHNQECVKNQLSQFLDFSSGAENQAVLVNNYDWMKEFSFLDFIRNVGKHITVNYMMAKDSVKTRLSGESADGLSFTEFTYQLIQGYDFLHLYRNMNCTLQMGGSDQWGNITTGTELIRRVDAGKGYALTCPLITKSDGSKFGKSEGGNVWLDANRTSPYKFYQYWLNTSDDDAEKYIKIFTFLDKETIENTVAEHKEAPHLRLLQKRLAQEVTTTVHSAEEFENAVKASEILFGNSTSGDLKMLNEKTFLDVFDGVPQTEISKEEIKDGVDIIAALAEKTGFLKSNGEARRALKENSISVNKEKVADDFSISESDLINGQFVLLQRGKKNYFIIKMV, encoded by the coding sequence ATGGAACTGAAAAATTTCGTTGAAGAACTACAATGGCGCGGCATGATACATGACGTTATGCCCGAAACCGAGGAACATCTTATGGAAGCCATGCGTTCTGCTTATGTGGGTTTTGACCCAACCGCAGACTCATTGCATATTGGTAATTTGGTGCCTATCATGATTCTATCTTTCTTTCAGCGGTGTGGTCATAAACCCTATGCTTTGGTAGGTGGCGCCACGGGAATGATTGGCGATCCTTCAGGAAAAAGTGCAGAACGAAATTTGCTTGATGAAGAAGCTCTGCGTCATAACCAAGAATGTGTAAAAAACCAACTTTCACAGTTTTTGGATTTTTCTTCGGGAGCTGAGAATCAAGCGGTTTTGGTCAATAATTATGATTGGATGAAGGAGTTTTCGTTTTTGGATTTTATTAGAAACGTAGGCAAGCACATCACCGTAAACTATATGATGGCGAAGGATTCCGTGAAGACCCGTTTGAGTGGCGAAAGCGCGGACGGACTTTCGTTTACGGAGTTTACCTATCAGCTAATTCAAGGCTACGACTTTCTTCATTTATATAGAAATATGAACTGTACCCTGCAAATGGGTGGCAGCGATCAATGGGGAAATATTACTACGGGAACCGAACTGATAAGAAGAGTTGATGCTGGAAAAGGATATGCGTTAACTTGTCCGCTAATCACAAAAAGCGATGGTAGCAAGTTTGGAAAAAGCGAAGGAGGAAATGTATGGCTTGATGCGAACAGAACTTCACCCTACAAATTTTACCAATATTGGTTGAATACGAGCGATGATGATGCAGAAAAATACATCAAGATTTTCACCTTTCTCGATAAAGAAACTATTGAAAATACAGTTGCTGAACATAAAGAAGCACCGCATTTAAGATTGCTTCAAAAACGATTAGCGCAGGAAGTTACGACAACCGTTCACAGTGCTGAAGAGTTTGAAAACGCTGTAAAAGCTTCAGAAATATTATTCGGAAATTCCACTTCCGGAGATTTAAAAATGCTGAATGAAAAAACATTTCTCGATGTTTTTGACGGTGTGCCACAAACGGAAATTTCAAAAGAAGAAATAAAAGACGGCGTTGATATTATAGCCGCATTAGCTGAAAAAACAGGCTTCTTAAAGTCGAATGGCGAAGCACGCCGCGCTTTGAAGGAAAATTCAATTTCGGTAAACAAGGAAAAAGTTGCTGATGATTTTAGTATTTCTGAAAGTGATTTGATAAATGGGCAATTCGTTCTTTTGCAACGTGGTAAGAAGAATTATTTTATTATTAAGATGGTTTAG
- a CDS encoding MGMT family protein gives MAEKGFFERVYETAKLIPYGRVTSYGAIANYLGATGSARMVGWALNGSNKADVPAQRVVNRNGLLTGKHHFQGTNLMQQLLESEGIEVVDNKIQNFEKHFWDPMKEL, from the coding sequence ATGGCCGAAAAGGGTTTTTTTGAAAGAGTTTACGAAACCGCAAAACTTATACCCTACGGAAGGGTAACTTCCTATGGTGCAATTGCCAATTATTTAGGAGCAACAGGAAGTGCTAGAATGGTCGGTTGGGCATTAAACGGAAGCAATAAAGCAGATGTTCCCGCACAGCGAGTTGTAAACCGAAATGGATTGCTAACTGGAAAGCACCATTTTCAAGGCACAAACTTGATGCAGCAACTTTTGGAAAGTGAAGGTATTGAAGTGGTTGATAACAAAATTCAAAATTTTGAAAAGCATTTTTGGGATCCTATGAAGGAATTGTAA
- a CDS encoding Fic family protein, whose translation MIEEAPVIKLSANIKNELFKIILSDRIQLFSDTAKKIEKDYLYWDKIKYLKDEKIHLFKTDIKDEELLWFITKMRREVTSKNDYLFSDLLAEDIFEIEYRYNINEFLQQKLHYLDFNFGAGIQKKELLDELDKQKYLTNALMEESIFSSKIEGASTTRVKAKEMLRKNKTPKNKSEQMILNNYETIQYISEHKEEEISLEKLFEIHHLVTKKTLYEKQVGVFRDNDEIFVMNDLTGEIVHTPPPFKELDDLMKSFCEFFNNNPKENFIHPIVKASILHFLIGYIHPFVDGNGRTARALFYWYLLKNGYWLTEYLSISRVIMKSKTQYENAYLYTEIDDMDVTYFIHYQVKVLTQAFEDLKEYVAKKKKEVQNLAQFYKEPSINERQAQILFWVNENSTRNFTVKEIENVFSVTNQTARTDLESLVEKNILKKIKINQKTANYWKGDSFDIKFGK comes from the coding sequence ATGATTGAAGAGGCACCCGTAATTAAGTTATCTGCAAATATAAAAAATGAACTTTTCAAAATAATTCTTTCAGACAGAATACAGCTTTTTTCAGATACCGCAAAAAAGATTGAAAAGGATTATTTGTATTGGGATAAAATAAAATATTTAAAGGATGAAAAAATTCATTTGTTCAAAACAGATATAAAAGATGAAGAGCTTTTATGGTTTATAACAAAAATGAGACGAGAAGTTACCTCAAAAAACGATTATCTATTTAGTGATTTATTGGCGGAAGATATTTTTGAAATTGAATATCGTTATAACATAAATGAATTTTTACAGCAAAAACTTCACTATTTAGACTTCAACTTCGGCGCAGGAATTCAAAAAAAAGAACTGTTAGACGAACTTGACAAACAAAAATACTTGACAAACGCTTTAATGGAAGAATCCATCTTCTCTTCCAAAATTGAAGGAGCAAGCACTACTCGCGTGAAAGCGAAAGAAATGCTTCGGAAAAACAAGACTCCAAAAAACAAAAGCGAGCAGATGATTCTGAATAATTATGAAACCATTCAGTATATCAGCGAACACAAAGAGGAAGAAATTTCTTTAGAAAAATTGTTTGAAATCCATCACTTGGTTACCAAAAAAACATTATACGAAAAGCAGGTCGGTGTGTTTAGGGACAATGATGAAATTTTTGTAATGAATGATTTAACTGGAGAAATTGTTCATACACCTCCACCATTCAAAGAATTGGACGACTTGATGAAATCTTTCTGCGAATTTTTCAACAACAATCCAAAAGAAAATTTTATTCACCCAATTGTAAAAGCAAGTATCCTTCATTTTTTGATAGGTTACATTCACCCATTTGTGGATGGAAACGGAAGAACTGCAAGAGCTTTGTTTTATTGGTATCTTTTAAAGAATGGTTATTGGTTAACTGAATATCTCTCAATTTCACGAGTAATAATGAAAAGCAAAACCCAATACGAAAATGCCTATTTATATACCGAAATTGATGATATGGATGTAACCTATTTTATTCATTATCAAGTAAAAGTATTAACCCAAGCATTTGAGGATTTAAAGGAATATGTAGCCAAAAAGAAAAAAGAAGTACAGAATCTGGCTCAATTTTACAAAGAGCCAAGCATCAATGAACGACAGGCACAAATACTTTTTTGGGTAAATGAAAACAGCACTAGAAATTTTACAGTAAAAGAAATAGAAAACGTCTTTTCAGTGACCAATCAAACCGCACGAACAGATTTGGAGAGTCTAGTTGAAAAAAATATTCTGAAAAAAATAAAAATCAATCAAAAAACTGCAAATTATTGGAAAGGAGATTCATTTGATATAAAGTTTGGAAAATAA
- a CDS encoding response regulator transcription factor, whose amino-acid sequence MKKKDIKILLVDDEPDILEIIRYNLSSEGYHIETAENGIEAIAQAKKVKPQLIIMDVMMPKMDGIEACEKIRSIPELSETVITFLSARGEDFSQMAGFEAGADDYITKPIKPKVLVSKVKALLRRFKEEKEDEKIKLGNLTINREEYKIILGREEMVLPRKEFELLSLLASKPGKVFKREDILDSIWGNDVIVGGRTIDVHIRKLREKIGDDKFKTVKGVGYKFVV is encoded by the coding sequence ATGAAAAAAAAGGATATTAAAATTTTATTGGTAGATGATGAGCCGGATATTTTGGAAATAATTCGCTACAATCTTTCTTCTGAAGGCTACCATATTGAAACTGCGGAAAACGGTATAGAAGCTATAGCCCAAGCCAAAAAAGTAAAACCGCAACTCATTATTATGGACGTAATGATGCCAAAAATGGATGGTATTGAAGCTTGCGAAAAGATCCGAAGCATTCCAGAACTTTCCGAAACTGTCATTACTTTTTTATCAGCACGCGGCGAAGATTTTTCGCAAATGGCAGGTTTTGAAGCAGGAGCGGATGATTATATAACCAAGCCAATCAAGCCGAAAGTGCTTGTTAGCAAAGTGAAAGCGTTATTGCGAAGGTTTAAAGAAGAAAAGGAAGATGAAAAAATAAAACTCGGAAATCTAACTATAAATCGCGAAGAATATAAAATCATTCTTGGTAGGGAAGAAATGGTTTTGCCACGCAAAGAATTTGAACTTTTATCATTACTTGCATCAAAACCTGGAAAAGTTTTTAAACGCGAAGATATTTTGGATAGTATTTGGGGTAATGACGTGATTGTTGGCGGAAGAACTATTGATGTCCACATCAGGAAACTTCGCGAAAAGATTGGTGATGATAAATTCAAAACCGTTAAAGGTGTTGGATATAAATTTGTGGTTTGA
- a CDS encoding T9SS type A sorting domain-containing protein: MKKITLFTALLVGAVSFAQIAGTSFEEPEALSGKYTDTGDANVAHDLINNSGQPLVDFISTGGELGFNATYTPYDTPDVGLTDGDFVGVTSFTPSPTVLFTDGAKGYQMNDIDGNMIVEFDQVDLTLSNSGAISLDFLLSINDTPANGNYEGDGTVNSSGSDRLRIYVRDITNSTEIDLFNSTGMDLDDLVPFDSGSGEYQLQWQNASASLPGSLVQLVIEGRTNASAESFWFDNIVFDATIGVSDFSKDQFAVYPNPATKGYVNITSKVSGAKNISIFDVLGKQVIKTTLNSDRLDISALNSGVYILKIEQGKTSTTKKLVVK, encoded by the coding sequence ATGAAAAAAATTACTTTATTTACGGCTCTTTTAGTAGGTGCCGTTTCTTTTGCACAAATTGCAGGAACCAGTTTTGAAGAGCCAGAGGCGCTTTCAGGAAAATATACCGATACTGGCGATGCAAATGTTGCGCACGATTTAATTAATAATTCTGGCCAACCTCTTGTTGATTTTATTTCTACTGGCGGTGAATTAGGCTTTAATGCTACTTACACTCCTTATGACACTCCAGATGTTGGATTGACTGATGGTGATTTTGTTGGCGTTACAAGCTTTACACCTTCTCCAACAGTTCTATTTACAGATGGTGCTAAAGGGTATCAAATGAATGATATAGATGGAAATATGATTGTAGAATTTGACCAAGTTGATTTAACACTCTCCAATTCTGGTGCAATATCTTTGGATTTTCTTTTATCTATTAATGACACTCCTGCCAACGGAAATTACGAAGGCGACGGGACAGTTAACAGTTCAGGTTCAGACAGATTGCGTATTTATGTAAGAGATATTACCAACAGTACTGAAATTGATCTTTTCAACTCAACTGGAATGGATCTTGATGATCTTGTTCCATTTGATTCTGGAAGTGGAGAATACCAACTACAATGGCAAAATGCATCAGCATCACTTCCAGGTAGTCTAGTGCAACTTGTAATTGAAGGAAGAACTAATGCAAGTGCAGAATCTTTTTGGTTTGATAATATTGTCTTTGATGCTACTATTGGTGTAAGCGATTTTTCTAAAGATCAGTTTGCTGTTTATCCAAACCCAGCGACTAAAGGTTATGTGAACATCACTTCAAAGGTGAGCGGTGCTAAAAACATTTCGATTTTTGATGTTCTTGGAAAGCAAGTTATAAAAACTACTTTAAATTCTGATAGATTAGACATTTCAGCTTTAAACAGTGGTGTTTACATCTTGAAAATAGAACAAGGAAAAACTTCAACTACCAAAAAATTAGTTGTTAAGTAA